The Branchiostoma lanceolatum isolate klBraLanc5 chromosome 3, klBraLanc5.hap2, whole genome shotgun sequence DNA segment GACAGAGTTACACTGGCTTTATGTTCGATGATTGCATTCTTCCTGTCAGTAGTTTTTGCAGCGTATGATTTTCGACCTAGCTTCCTTAGAGATCTTTGGGTGCCTGACAGTCTTGTTGTATCCTATCTCAATTTCAGGCAATTATGGGGAACTTTATAGGCCACGCCGCCCCAGGCTGCTTCTTTATGTTCTTCGGGCTGTGGTGGACCATCAGGTACTCCGTCATGTGGGCCAGTCGGCTGGGAGGTCGGACGACACGCTCGGCTCACGAGGCGTGCTGCTGCAGTGGGCCTCTGCGCTTCTTGAAGAGGGTTCCGATCGAAGGACTGGTCAAAATGACAATTGCAACAggaggtaacgttgggtaacctaaattcgggatttttccgataatggttgactgaaatcaatctagcagaacaataaaccatcctttttttctattattctgtcagtatcatgtactatctttgcactaatcatatatatggtagattttgtctctagtcgtgctgacaccataatatttcaacttgaaactaccgtccgccgcacgcacaattacggtgctgtcggacaggggggcacattaattcgggagagaagattcgtcttgaatatcttaccgctaatcacattttatacagcagctattcgttctatccttggcttgaggagagtgctatggatatagacgtgtccaagtaaaaaaaatacacgaaaaaacggccgtaccgcacacatcaggccagttccggaacaacccgtgtgttgagtcggtagaacttcactcaaagtcggcccatcgtcatcatcgggcaacgtgtaacgttacattattcatgggaagttagctggatgccgtagcaatggtaatactactatgtccatgtgttccttgttgtgttaggagcaaactttgaggaaaacatcttcctcagtccactatcacacgcagcatttagacaaaaagtgttcctcacaaacctttgtcgtctgcttgacaacaggattctggttaacaatatggcggcgggaaaatacacgtgccgtaggttgtagcaacagagaggagttttgatgattgatcacacttagaatccagttgcaggttagcaaaagagattgtaataagttgtcttataaataattgtgtttagcaggcaggagatgtgacatttgtcttataaaccagcgaacaaccgtgctgggtgattctcccacgaagcccccagactctgtcaataagggacggagagtttttgacgtcgccaacttctaatgcatggttatcgaagcttttcagccagtgttctgaatacgttagtctatctgctttgcattgctggcgttataactgattttgcatctagcacatatccctaaataccccgttttcgaaaaatcccgactttaagtaccccacgaatttaggttacccaacgttacgtaTAGCTCACTTGTTGTGTTCCACGTCCCCCTATATGGAAGCAAGGAGGATCAtcagattaaacctccttgatggaaAGAAACATGCAAGGTTCTCTGTCTGTTTCTTTGCTACCACCAAACAGATGTAAAGTCCCGGCTCATTCTCAGTGTTTTATGCTTTTGCAACATCCAGCAGGACCTTCTAGTAGTGCACTTTTTAAATGATTCGCATCCACGTCGTTAAAATAACGAACTAAATGTTAAGTTCGAGAGTAAGCCCGATGCTACGTTGCCGAAATATAGATAGCGCGgaataagaaatatgaataacaagTGGGACTGGAATGGGTCTTACTATACTTTTTGATTATTGCAGGAATCATCTTTGAGCAGCTGGTGGCCCACTGGATACTGATTGATCCGAAGACTGGACACTTCCACATCCTGGGGAACTGGCAACACACCACCATGTACGCTTTCTTCCTCCTGAATGGCTTCTGTGACGTGTTGATCGCTCTAAAAGCGCCTTTACCGAGTGGCATAGACTTTGCCACCCTGTCACTGGCCGTCTCGGTGGAAGGGCTGTTGTTCTTCTACCATCTACATGGCCGTACTGATCTAGACGTACACGTGCATC contains these protein-coding regions:
- the LOC136430470 gene encoding transmembrane protein 45B-like, encoding MGNFIGHAAPGCFFMFFGLWWTIRYSVMWASRLGGRTTRSAHEACCCSGPLRFLKRVPIEGLVKMTIATGGIIFEQLVAHWILIDPKTGHFHILGNWQHTTMYAFFLLNGFCDVLIALKAPLPSGIDFATLSLAVSVEGLLFFYHLHGRTDLDVHVHQLLILAIAPSVAVTGLEAWNPRTVHLPMLRAALAMLQGTWLWQAGFILYPPFPGHEWDLENHENMMFVSMAFCWHILGILLFMCVVYTVVYHIYQAKEKQLGTDLELGPLSSHMLQTHSDSDLD